The following coding sequences lie in one Oncorhynchus kisutch isolate 150728-3 linkage group LG3, Okis_V2, whole genome shotgun sequence genomic window:
- the LOC116357826 gene encoding uncharacterized protein LOC116357826: MMLLYAVLLHCTFVHYPSHPMQPGPTYFLTPRKCGLFGVCCEGIAQVNYLIDEGMSSSKGSSAVINYMYHFFSNYRVWETRVDLNCDNCSGQNKKNVVLWYCAWRTMHKLHHSLDLHFLITGQIKFAWCLGLIKQRFRNTRVNTLSEIAGVVKDSTVTGSNIQLVGLEDGTVLVESYGWQQHLTPYFRPLPKFKQYQHLGFDALSLVLSPRSVRTQ, encoded by the exons ATGATGCTTCTGTATGCAGTGCTGCTGCACTGCACATTT GTGCACTATCCTTCTcaccctatgcagccaggtcccacCTACTTTTTAACTCCTCGCAAGTGTGGCTTGTTTGGTGTCTGCTGTGAAGGAATAGCACAAGTCAACTACTTGATTGATGAAGGCATGTCATCCAGCAAAGGCAGCAGCGCAGTCATCAACTACATGTACCATTTCTTCTCCAACtacagagtttgggaaacacgTGTGGACCTGAATTGTGATAACTGCAGTGGCCAAAACAAGAAAAATGTTGTGCTCTGGTATTGTGCCTGGCGGACCatgcacaagctccaccacagtctggaccttcacttcctgatTACAGGCCAAATCAAGTTTGCCTGGTGCTTAGGCCTCATCAAGCAGCGCTTCAGAAATaccagagtgaacactttgtctgagattgctggtgttgtgaaggacagcacAGTGACAGGGAGCAACAtacagctggttggactggaggatggtacggtgctggtggaaagctacggctggcaacaacacctgactccgtACTTCAGGCCGCTGCCAAAGTTCAAGCAATACCAGCACTTAGG cTTTGATGCTCTGAGCCTGGTGTTGTCGCCAAGGAGTGTTCGGACTCAGTAG